The Brassica rapa cultivar Chiifu-401-42 chromosome A10, CAAS_Brap_v3.01, whole genome shotgun sequence genome segment CGAATATGGTTTTGTTATTAATATGTGGAATAATCATATGGGTGAAAgttttaaggtttttttttgtttttgaataataatgtTGAATAAGATGAAAAGTAATGATACATGAAACTTTGATAATGTTGGACTTGGATGaattaatccaaaaatatacTCACAGATAATATTCTTCATTTATTCACACATTAAGAATTATTAAGAATACACATTAAATATGTATcataaatatatcattttctgTGATTAACaattttcaataaatttaaacTAATAGCATGCCAGTAAACTCGATTAATCTTCTAACATTAACAATTTACTGTCATtaaataatacaaaatttattgagcacataaaaatattattcttgtgaaaccattttttccaatttttttttttgtcaaaaggaGGTAGTATTGTTTTAGAGATGAATGTTATGTAAAGCAGGACAAAGGGTACAACAACAAGATGGAAGAACAAACCGATAAATGAGACGTAAGCTTTCTTGGGCTTAGGTCTTGTGCTCACAGTTTTGTTCTCTCTTGGAGGCAAATGTTTCTGCAACCAACAAAGGGAAGGCTATAGTAGCATCACAGTATACCTGCAAGAAATGATCCATCATCAAAAAATGTAACTCAAAACACTAGTAAAGACgcgaaaaaaatcaaaagaaggtTTGAATGAGACCTTAACGGTTTTAGCAGATCCCCTTATTTTACCCCAAGACACTGCCTCATCAGGGCGTGCACCAGAGTCACTCCCATCAAACTCTTGCCCTGTGTTTATGAACACAGCGTAGTCCGCACCGTTACGCATCATGTTGGCATTACATATGTGGTGCTTCGGCAAGCCCCCTCCAAGGATTATCATCCCTGTCTTTCTTGGAGTAGCATGGACTGCTTCACCGTTCATAGCTCTGATATCTGTTCATCAAGCATTAACTGGTTCAGTCATTTCTTATAATCCATTAAAACATTTACAATTCACTGCTAGTTACAATAGTCTTGCACTAGACTTAGTAGCACATGCCATTGCCTCATGAAGTGAAAGAAGGTACCTTGCACTACGTCAATGACAAGGCCAGAGGTACGGAATGAGTGAAAATACAACATATCACCGAGAGAGCCATCGGTTAACCCCGGGCAGAACACTGGAATATTCATCTACAAACACCACATGAGACATGAACCTTGTTACCTACCTTTATATGCCCAAAATACTATATAAAGGCTAAGTTTTTATGTTACCTTGTATGCCCAATAAAGATATGAACTCTCATTATTTATTTCTTTCCCCAGCCGCGCTAACAATTTAGAAGGCGTCCACAACACACTCTACAATCAACATAATAAGGATTATCATCAAGAGAGGAATAATCTATCTCCCCACtcgaaaaaaaacaaaagaatggAAATCAATAATACCTCTTCTTTCTGTTCCTTCAACATCTGGTCAAAGATGGGAATGATCCAATCCTCAAACTTGCAGTAGTTATCATTCGGAACAAGCAAGTTCCCGATCCGGTTCAATCCCTTTGACCGAAGATACGCACCCGGTAGAGAGAAATCACCTTTGAAAGTAGGAGCAAGGCATTTGATGAGATCTTCCTCTACGCCACCAGTTGTAGTAACTATAACATCAACCTGAAAAGAATCAttaaaatcaaccaaacagc includes the following:
- the LOC103846938 gene encoding deoxyhypusine synthase; the encoded protein is MEEDRVLSSVHSTVFKESESLEGKCDKIEGYDFNQGVNYPKLLRSMLTTGFQASNLGEAIDVVNQMLEWRLSDETIAPEDCSEEEKDPAYRESVKCKIFLGFTSNLVSSGVRETIRYLVQHHMVDVIVTTTGGVEEDLIKCLAPTFKGDFSLPGAYLRSKGLNRIGNLLVPNDNYCKFEDWIIPIFDQMLKEQKEESVLWTPSKLLARLGKEINNESSYLYWAYKMNIPVFCPGLTDGSLGDMLYFHSFRTSGLVIDVVQDIRAMNGEAVHATPRKTGMIILGGGLPKHHICNANMMRNGADYAVFINTGQEFDGSDSGARPDEAVSWGKIRGSAKTVKVYCDATIAFPLLVAETFASKREQNCEHKT